In Rhodopirellula islandica, the following proteins share a genomic window:
- a CDS encoding ROK family protein has product MTTDSRHYWGIDIGGTSIKCGLVNSAGETVAFEQVATLESEGPQAAVNRLATMIREVETRTKTIGNVPRIGMGAPGPMDLHRGILVAPPQLPSWWEFPLCEKLSEATGRPISFLNDANAAAYGEFWLGSGSQGSSMVLLTLGTGVGGGIIVEDQLVNGVNSFGSECGHIVVDSSPDAQLCAWGGGRGQLEAYASASGVVLRTRHRLPEYPQSSLQQFTGEDSSLLTAKRIWEAAANGDDYANLMIDETARWLGIGVTNLVHTLDPGHVALGGAMNFGGSECEIGRRFLGGVTEEFRQRTFPYVFAGTTISFATLGHEAGYLGAAGYARKKDS; this is encoded by the coding sequence ATGACAACTGATTCACGTCACTACTGGGGCATCGACATTGGCGGCACGAGCATCAAGTGCGGTCTGGTCAATTCCGCTGGTGAGACCGTCGCCTTTGAGCAGGTGGCGACGCTGGAATCCGAAGGCCCTCAAGCGGCGGTGAATCGCTTGGCAACGATGATCCGGGAAGTGGAGACGAGGACCAAAACGATTGGGAATGTGCCGCGGATTGGCATGGGAGCCCCTGGACCGATGGACCTGCACCGCGGGATTTTGGTTGCACCACCACAGTTGCCTTCTTGGTGGGAATTCCCGTTGTGCGAGAAACTGTCCGAAGCCACAGGCCGGCCGATCTCGTTTTTAAATGATGCCAACGCGGCAGCGTACGGTGAATTTTGGCTGGGAAGCGGTTCCCAGGGCTCGTCGATGGTTCTGTTGACGCTGGGGACGGGCGTTGGCGGTGGAATCATTGTGGAGGATCAATTGGTCAATGGCGTCAACAGCTTTGGCAGCGAATGCGGTCACATTGTGGTGGACTCGTCGCCGGATGCGCAGCTTTGTGCGTGGGGCGGTGGCCGCGGGCAGTTGGAAGCGTATGCGTCGGCCAGCGGGGTGGTTTTGCGAACGCGGCATCGTTTGCCGGAGTACCCGCAATCGTCGTTGCAGCAATTCACCGGAGAGGACAGTTCGCTGTTGACCGCCAAACGGATCTGGGAAGCAGCGGCAAACGGCGACGATTACGCGAATTTGATGATCGACGAAACCGCTCGTTGGCTGGGAATCGGAGTCACCAATTTGGTTCACACCTTGGACCCAGGGCATGTGGCACTGGGCGGCGCGATGAATTTTGGCGGGTCCGAGTGTGAGATCGGGCGTCGCTTTTTGGGGGGGGTAACCGAAGAATTTCGACAACGGACCTTCCCCTATGTCTTCGCGGGAACGACCATTTCATTCGCGACGCTCGGGCACGAAGCCGGTTATTTGGGCGCCGCCGGGTATGCTCGCAAGAAAGACTCCTGA